A window of Pangasianodon hypophthalmus isolate fPanHyp1 chromosome 29, fPanHyp1.pri, whole genome shotgun sequence genomic DNA:
CAATAATAATGGTaaaatttatagttacatttaacttacatgagacaagttagttcctgtaatagTCATCAGCCTCTATTTtactctcttaaagttaataaagtcctctgtcctgaagactttcctgtggcagaacgcttaaagttacagctttacctctgactgaccCTGCAGCCGTGGTGGCTggcagtttttaaaatatttgaagcCCAAGTGTCTGTTATTCAAGTACATATTTGTACATGTTCTGTTATATAGTGTTTTTTAACATAAACCCTGATCCTAACGttataaatggtttaaaagaatttttatGCAGCTGCAGCCTTTGCTTGAGAAATTAATAGCGCAAATTTAGGAAGACAtgccacatttatttatttacttacttacttatttttattatgagcCATTATATTAAACCACATCAGACTGCAATCTCAGATAGAGTCTTTTTCTTAAACATACCTGAAGAAGAACATGACTGTGCAGGGGTCGTACAGTTCGTACATCTTGTTGAAATCTGGCACTTCAGTGATATCCACCAGGTAAATCACAGCAAAATTCTTGACCTGTGGGTTCACAgaaaaacagatcagcttcaaatgaaagagcctgaagcaaaaataatttttccacACATATATTGCAGTCACCTTGCAGTGTGTTGCATAACTTGAACTAAaagtatatacatatttaagtATATAAACTCTACATAAAATCAAAAAAATCCATCACACTCACTTGACTACTGCAGGTTATATGGATGTGTTAATCTGTTTGTGGGAATCTCACTAAATTTATCAACAAAGCAACTTGGAATTCAAGTAGATTTCTTAAGCCTTGTTGCATATGCAGCCCTACTAAGGAAAACAGCAGTATCCATCAAATTTCCAACACTTagaatatattcatttttttctttttgattaaGATCAACCTTAATATTGCTCACTGATATATTTGATTATGTAGCAATTACCTGTTTGGCTGGATAAAGTAAACTCTGAAGGAATCACTACCTTAttccttaaaggaaaaatccaccctgaatgctatgcatattagtatttattattaaattacaaattaatgATCTCAAAAGATTTATTCTGTAATGAAACTATGagataacatttttaatcaacATGTTGCTCTATTTTCCCTCCAGCACAAGTGAGAATTGAtaagtttcctacattacccacaatcccgtttgactacctgctgattgTGGTGCAGTGGAATTTAGCCCTTGcatcatctctacctaaagagagcgatgcagcagcgctttagtcatTTAGTCTGTTTAGTCTTCCAAAACTTTTATGCTAATACCGTCATCAACACCTTTGTGCTCGTCAATCCtgattgcattgcattgcattctAGTATATATGGAGCCCACTGTTTGCAGGCTCCACTAGCTTGGATTTCTCTTGAATaaggaaaatggtgagtgataaaaaaaagtacttgctttttttctgttttaggaGCTAACATCGAAACATGCCTGTTCCCCTAAAGTTTGagattgctgattttttttttcctattaaacTCCATTGTCTCTGCACAAGTAATGTTCCCCATGACTTTGGCACAGTCCACTGGAACAACAAAAATAccgcaccaaccaacaaattagcaccaccctcactaagcacatcacaaatatattGTATTCCATATattggacttttcctttaaatgcACCAGAGGTTCTCAGGTCTGAGTATAAAGTGAACCTCAGATCACAAAGCTGAAAGATCTGATAAATCACAGTGTACAAAGTGCATCTAAAGACCTTTTCAGCAATGCTGTACAAAACTTCATCCATTTTCATGCATGTAGGGTCCCAGTCGTGGCCAAATCGAATGACAAGCACACGGTCCTCTTCAGATAAAATGGCCTGGTCCACCTGCCAGCCATTGTGGAGGTGAGGAAGCATGTACGACATCTTGGCTCAAGAGAACAGTACTGTCTAAAAGTGAAAACAAATTagctatatttatataactgtaGGATTGAAAATGAAGTGCgcgtatatacagggtttttCGGTAACCACCAGAAGGGGAAAGACagttgctgttctttttttttcctcagtgtaGACATTAGAAACGTTAAAATGTCTACTTAttgaaaataacttttaaaaccaaccttaaaatgcattttatttgcatattttcaaaCTTTTCCGGAGTAAACTCATTTCAGTTCATACATTGTCTAATTATTGTAAATGACAGAACTGTTCATTGTTCTGCATATTAAATCTACATaaaattgattgttttttttaaacaaacttacacaaaatgaacattttattctttGAAGATGCaatgtacagtaattaataatagaGTGTATGTAAACAGCGTTATGATGGGtaccgtaaaaccctgtatGTACGCGCACAAGGGTTTCTGCTGAGGCTAGTAAGCAACATTCTAGACATTTCTAGGCGCAAAACAGTTGTAActcatttcacaaaaaaatccaTACAGTTCTTATCAGTAAATATAAGGAAATCTTACCTTTAAGCAAATGAAAGCAGACAAGCGTTTGTTTGcttctgtttcttttgtgtAACACCGCACACAACCGCACACAGTCCTTTCAGCCTCCGGACGCGGTTCCAGGAAGTGACGTCACCTCGAACAAACTAAAGCGTTTCAAAGCTTGTAGCGTGCGCACGTCGCCGCCTTTCTGTACGGAGTGAAaatgcaggagagagagagagagagagagagagagagagagagagagagagagagagagagagagagagaacatctGCTGGGCATTGTAGAgccagatacactatatggctaaaagtacgtggacacctgaccatcagcaccatatgaggttcttcctcaaactgttgctgtatgctgtaggattataatttcccttcactggaactaagaggcacaaacctgttccagcatcacaatgcccctgtgcacaaagcgagctccatgaagacatggtgtgtgaaggttggagtggaagatctcgagtgtcctgcacagagccctgacctcaaccccactgaactcctttgggatgaactttaacaccgactgaaccccagacctcctcaccaacatcagcgcctgatctcactaatgctcttgtaatgatcacaaatccccacagccacgctccaacatctagtggaaagcctttgcaGAACAGTGGAGGctataataacagcaaagggggaataaatctggaatgggatgttcaacaagcacataagggtgtgatggtcaggtgtccacaaacttttggccatattgtataTATGCTACAaacacttataccacagtgttgttcAATTGTtg
This region includes:
- the txnl4a gene encoding thioredoxin-like protein 4A, with the protein product MSYMLPHLHNGWQVDQAILSEEDRVLVIRFGHDWDPTCMKMDEVLYSIAEKVKNFAVIYLVDITEVPDFNKMYELYDPCTVMFFFRNKHIMIDLGTGNNNKINWTMEDKQEMIDIIETVYRGARKGRGLVVSPKDYSTKYRY